One stretch of Pradoshia sp. D12 DNA includes these proteins:
- a CDS encoding UDP-N-acetylglucosamine 1-carboxyvinyltransferase: MEKLKIAGGYPLKGEVRISGAKNSAVALIPATILADSSVTIEGLPNISDVEMLKGLLEEIGGQVTLDSTEMTVDPSKMISMPLPNGRVKQLRASYYLMGAMLGKFKKAVIGLPGGCYLGPRPIDQHIKGFEALGAQVTNEQGAIYLRAEELRGARIYLDVVSVGATINIMLAAVLAKGKTIIENAAKEPEIIDVATLLTNMGARIKGAGTDVIRIEGVEKLHGCRHTIIPDRIEAGTYMIVAAAVGEGILIDNVIPQHLESLIAKLREMGIDIEERDDQIYIPKAEKLKAVDIKTLVYPGFPTDLQQPLTALLTKATGSSVVTDTIYGSRFKHIDELSRMNADIKVEGRSAIINGPVQLNGAKVKASDLRAGAALIIAGLLAEGVTEITGVEHIDRGYSFIVDKLSGLGATIWREQLSPREIEQLKNS; the protein is encoded by the coding sequence ATGGAAAAGCTTAAAATAGCGGGTGGGTATCCGCTAAAAGGGGAAGTTCGCATAAGTGGTGCAAAGAATAGTGCAGTTGCTTTAATACCAGCAACTATTCTTGCTGACTCATCTGTAACAATTGAGGGGCTTCCAAATATCTCTGACGTAGAAATGCTTAAAGGATTACTTGAAGAAATCGGCGGTCAGGTAACACTTGACTCAACTGAAATGACTGTTGATCCGAGTAAGATGATATCAATGCCTCTTCCAAACGGAAGGGTCAAACAATTACGTGCCTCCTATTATTTAATGGGAGCGATGCTCGGTAAATTTAAGAAAGCAGTTATTGGCTTGCCGGGGGGATGCTATTTGGGACCTCGCCCAATTGATCAGCATATCAAAGGATTTGAAGCTCTCGGTGCTCAGGTAACAAATGAGCAGGGGGCAATCTATTTGCGTGCTGAAGAATTACGTGGAGCCCGAATCTACCTGGATGTTGTCAGCGTAGGAGCAACGATTAATATCATGCTCGCAGCTGTATTAGCTAAAGGCAAAACCATTATTGAAAATGCTGCGAAAGAGCCGGAAATTATCGATGTTGCAACATTGTTAACGAATATGGGAGCCCGTATCAAAGGTGCAGGTACGGATGTCATTCGTATCGAGGGTGTCGAAAAACTTCATGGTTGCAGACATACCATTATTCCTGACCGTATCGAGGCAGGAACCTATATGATTGTTGCCGCAGCAGTTGGAGAAGGTATATTGATTGATAATGTAATACCGCAGCATCTTGAATCCCTGATTGCAAAGCTAAGAGAAATGGGAATTGATATTGAAGAGCGGGACGACCAGATTTATATACCGAAGGCTGAAAAATTAAAAGCAGTAGATATAAAAACCCTTGTATATCCTGGTTTCCCTACGGATTTACAGCAGCCCTTAACAGCATTATTGACGAAGGCTACTGGATCTTCCGTTGTTACGGATACCATATATGGATCTCGATTTAAACATATAGATGAATTAAGCAGGATGAACGCCGATATTAAGGTAGAAGGCCGTTCTGCAATTATTAATGGACCTGTTCAGCTTAATGGAGCAAAAGTGAAGGCAAGTGATTTGCGCGCCGGAGCTGCTTTAATTATTGCTGGTCTATTAGCAGAGGGAGTTACCGAAATAACCGGTGTCGAGCATATCGATCGGGGATACAGCTTTATAGTGGACAAGCTTTCAGGA
- the fsa gene encoding fructose-6-phosphate aldolase — MKFFIDTANLNEIKEAHALGILAGVTTNPSLVAKEKDVSFHDRLREITALVPGSVSAEVIALDAEGMIREGKELAEIAPNITVKVPMTPDGLKAVHALTEAGIKTNVTLIFNANQALLAARAGATYVSPFIGRLDDIGQNGLDLIAEIAEIFAIHDIDSEIIAASIRHPQHVTQAALRGAHIATVPYNVILQICKHPLTDKGIEAFLKDWETRTEK; from the coding sequence ATGAAGTTTTTTATAGATACAGCAAACTTAAATGAAATTAAAGAGGCCCATGCACTTGGTATTTTGGCAGGTGTAACAACGAACCCATCATTAGTTGCGAAGGAAAAAGATGTTTCTTTCCATGATCGTCTGCGTGAAATAACAGCGTTGGTACCTGGTTCTGTAAGTGCAGAGGTTATTGCACTGGATGCGGAAGGTATGATTCGTGAGGGTAAAGAATTAGCTGAGATTGCTCCGAACATCACAGTAAAAGTACCAATGACTCCAGACGGATTAAAAGCAGTTCATGCATTGACTGAAGCAGGAATCAAAACAAACGTAACTTTAATTTTTAATGCCAATCAGGCTTTATTAGCTGCTAGAGCAGGTGCAACATATGTTTCTCCTTTTATCGGAAGATTAGATGATATTGGACAAAATGGACTTGATTTAATAGCTGAAATTGCAGAAATCTTTGCAATCCATGATATCGATTCAGAGATTATTGCAGCAAGTATCCGTCATCCACAGCATGTGACGCAAGCAGCACTTCGCGGCGCACATATTGCAACGGTTCCTTATAACGTAATTCTTCAAATTTGTAAGCATCCGCTAACAGACAAAGGAATTGAAGCATTCCTTAAGGATTGGGAAACAAGAACAGAAAAATAA
- a CDS encoding class II fructose-bisphosphate aldolase, with protein sequence MPLVSMTEMLNKAKEEGYAVGQFNINNLEYTQAILQAAEEEKSPVILGVSEGAARYMGGFKVCVAMTKALMEEYKTTVPVAIHLDHGSSFEKCKEAVDAGFTSVMIDASHHPYEENIEITSKVVEYAHANGVSVEAELGTVGGQEDDVVADGVIYADVEECKDLVKRTNIDCLAPALGSVHGPYKGEPKLGFKEMEEIGKETGMPLVLHGGSGIPLHDIQKAISLGTAKINVNTENQITSAKAVREVLAADKEVYDPRKYLGPAREAIKETVIGKIREFGSNNKA encoded by the coding sequence ATGCCTTTAGTATCAATGACTGAAATGCTGAACAAAGCAAAAGAAGAAGGATATGCAGTTGGACAATTTAATATCAATAATCTAGAGTATACCCAAGCTATTCTTCAAGCTGCTGAGGAAGAAAAATCTCCAGTAATCTTAGGGGTTTCTGAAGGGGCAGCTCGTTACATGGGCGGTTTTAAAGTGTGTGTAGCAATGACAAAAGCCTTAATGGAAGAATACAAGACAACAGTTCCAGTTGCTATTCACTTAGACCACGGTTCCAGCTTTGAAAAATGTAAAGAAGCTGTTGATGCAGGATTCACTTCCGTTATGATTGATGCTTCTCATCACCCATACGAAGAGAATATTGAAATTACTTCTAAAGTGGTTGAATATGCTCATGCAAATGGTGTTTCTGTTGAAGCAGAACTTGGAACAGTTGGCGGACAAGAAGATGACGTAGTAGCTGATGGCGTTATCTATGCTGACGTTGAAGAGTGTAAAGATCTTGTAAAACGTACAAATATCGACTGTCTTGCTCCAGCGTTAGGCTCTGTTCACGGACCTTACAAAGGTGAACCGAAATTAGGTTTCAAAGAGATGGAAGAAATCGGAAAAGAAACTGGTATGCCATTAGTACTTCACGGTGGATCCGGTATTCCTTTACACGATATCCAAAAAGCCATTTCTCTTGGAACAGCTAAAATTAATGTAAATACTGAAAACCAAATCACTTCTGCTAAAGCGGTACGTGAAGTATTGGCTGCGGACAAAGAAGTATACGATCCACGTAAATACCTTGGACCAGCTCGTGAAGCAATTAAAGAAACGGTTATCGGTAAAATTCGTGAATTCGGTTCTAATAACAAAGCATAA
- a CDS encoding response regulator, which produces MNEKILIVDDQFGIRILLNEVLQQEGYQTFLAANGEQALALQKSESPDLVLLDMKIPGMDGIEILKRMKEEDQGIRVLIMTAYGELDMIQEAMNLGALTHFAKPFDIDDIRKAVKDHLPVAKIDS; this is translated from the coding sequence ATGAATGAAAAAATTTTAATTGTTGATGATCAATTTGGCATCCGTATTTTGCTGAATGAAGTACTGCAGCAGGAAGGATATCAAACATTTCTGGCGGCAAATGGAGAGCAGGCATTGGCGCTCCAGAAAAGTGAATCACCAGATTTAGTGTTGCTGGATATGAAAATTCCCGGTATGGACGGAATTGAGATTTTAAAAAGAATGAAAGAAGAAGATCAGGGCATTCGTGTATTAATTATGACAGCGTATGGAGAATTAGATATGATTCAGGAAGCGATGAACCTGGGAGCCTTGACTCATTTTGCAAAACCATTTGATATTGATGATATTAGGAAAGCGGTAAAGGATCATTTACCGGTTGCTAAAATTGACAGTTAA
- a CDS encoding DUF2529 family protein codes for MLKIYLTQLTGIYKKIEQDEQENMEDAARLLAQALVSHGIVYLHGFKEMDGIISQAIDGPEPIKGVKRLYNGQYMAQIEQRDRAIIFARTATEPEAVALAESLNGQRIPFVAVSLAPAADDINTPNLANLADIHIDLKATRGLIPNEDGTRSGIPTLAAALFVYQGITLSIDEIIKEYEEE; via the coding sequence ATGCTGAAAATATATTTAACTCAATTAACTGGTATTTATAAAAAAATTGAACAAGATGAACAGGAAAATATGGAGGACGCAGCGAGATTATTAGCTCAGGCTTTAGTCAGCCATGGTATTGTTTATCTTCATGGTTTTAAAGAAATGGATGGGATTATCAGCCAGGCAATCGATGGACCTGAACCGATCAAGGGCGTGAAGCGATTGTATAACGGCCAATATATGGCTCAAATCGAGCAACGAGACCGCGCCATCATTTTTGCACGAACTGCAACCGAACCGGAAGCAGTTGCTTTAGCTGAATCCTTAAACGGACAGCGTATCCCTTTTGTTGCCGTTTCCCTGGCTCCTGCTGCAGATGATATCAATACGCCGAACCTTGCCAATCTGGCAGATATCCATATTGATTTAAAAGCAACACGAGGTCTTATTCCAAATGAGGATGGAACAAGAAGCGGGATTCCCACCCTTGCAGCCGCCCTCTTCGTTTATCAGGGAATCACTCTGTCAATCGATGAAATCATTAAGGAATATGAAGAAGAATAA
- a CDS encoding CTP synthase, which yields MTKYIFVTGGVVSSLGKGITAASLGRLLKNRGLKVTIQKFDPYINVDPGTMSPYQHGEVFVTDDGAETDLDLGHYERFIDINLSKLSNVTTGKVYSHVLKKERRGDYLGGTVQVIPHITNEIKERILKAGHDTNADVVITEIGGTVGDIESLPFLEAIRQIKSDIGSDNVLYIHCTLIPYLKAAGEMKTKPTQHSVKELRSLGIQPNIIVVRTELPISQDMKDKLALFCDIDKNSVIECRDAETLYSIPLDLQAQGMDEIVCNHLKLQTNDADMTEWKELLHKVTNLTKEVKIGLVGKYVELQDAYISVVEALKHAGYAFDADVKIKWINAEHVNKENVNEMLDDVDGILVPGGFGDRGVEGKILATEYARTNKKPFFGICLGMQLASIEFARNVLGLKDAHSSELNPETTNPIIDLLPEQIDIEDLGGTLRLGLYPCKIVPGTKTFEAYQDEVVYERHRHRYEFNNHYREDMEKQGFIFSGTSPDGRLVEIIELKDHPWFIASQFHPEFKSRPQRPQPLFREFIHASLGEK from the coding sequence ATGACAAAATATATTTTTGTTACAGGCGGAGTTGTATCTTCTTTAGGAAAAGGGATTACAGCTGCTTCACTTGGCCGCTTATTGAAAAACAGAGGCTTGAAAGTGACAATCCAAAAATTTGACCCATACATCAATGTGGACCCGGGAACGATGAGTCCTTATCAACATGGTGAAGTTTTCGTAACAGATGATGGTGCAGAAACAGATTTAGACTTAGGCCATTATGAGCGTTTTATTGATATCAATTTATCTAAGCTTTCCAATGTAACAACAGGTAAAGTTTACTCTCACGTGTTAAAGAAAGAGCGCCGCGGAGACTATTTAGGCGGAACGGTGCAAGTAATCCCGCATATTACGAATGAGATTAAAGAGCGGATTTTGAAAGCTGGCCATGATACAAATGCGGATGTCGTTATTACCGAAATTGGCGGAACAGTAGGGGATATTGAATCCTTGCCATTCCTGGAAGCGATTCGTCAAATTAAGAGTGATATTGGCAGCGATAACGTTCTATACATTCACTGTACATTGATTCCTTACCTTAAAGCTGCTGGTGAAATGAAAACAAAGCCTACACAGCACAGTGTTAAAGAATTGCGCAGCTTAGGTATTCAGCCAAATATTATCGTCGTGCGTACAGAATTACCAATCTCTCAGGATATGAAAGACAAACTTGCTCTGTTCTGTGACATTGATAAAAATTCTGTCATCGAGTGCCGTGATGCAGAAACTTTATATTCCATTCCATTGGATCTTCAGGCACAAGGAATGGACGAAATTGTTTGTAACCATTTGAAATTGCAAACAAACGATGCAGATATGACAGAATGGAAAGAGTTGCTACATAAAGTAACGAATCTGACCAAAGAAGTGAAAATCGGTCTTGTTGGAAAATATGTAGAGCTTCAAGATGCCTATATTTCTGTAGTAGAAGCATTAAAACATGCCGGCTATGCATTTGATGCAGATGTGAAGATTAAATGGATTAACGCAGAGCATGTAAATAAAGAGAATGTAAATGAAATGCTTGATGATGTGGATGGTATTTTGGTGCCGGGCGGATTTGGAGACCGTGGTGTTGAAGGAAAAATCCTGGCAACCGAATATGCCCGCACTAACAAAAAGCCGTTCTTTGGAATCTGTCTTGGTATGCAGTTAGCATCCATTGAATTTGCACGTAACGTTCTTGGGTTAAAAGATGCTCATTCTTCTGAGCTTAATCCGGAAACGACAAACCCAATCATTGACTTACTTCCTGAACAAATTGATATCGAGGACCTTGGCGGGACTCTTAGACTTGGTTTATATCCATGTAAAATTGTTCCTGGAACGAAAACATTTGAAGCTTATCAAGATGAAGTGGTATATGAGCGCCACCGCCATCGTTATGAGTTCAACAACCATTACCGCGAAGATATGGAGAAACAAGGCTTTATCTTCTCAGGTACCAGCCCGGATGGACGTCTGGTAGAAATTATTGAATTGAAGGATCATCCTTGGTTCATTGCTTCTCAATTCCATCCAGAATTCAAATCAAGACCACAGCGTCCGCAGCCATTGTTCCGTGAATTCATTCATGCATCACTAGGCGAAAAATAA